The following are from one region of the Dreissena polymorpha isolate Duluth1 chromosome 2, UMN_Dpol_1.0, whole genome shotgun sequence genome:
- the LOC127868778 gene encoding target of Myb1 membrane trafficking protein-like isoform X4: protein MAALFGHGNPLSTAVGQMIERATDGSQPSENWAVYMEVCDRINETEEGPKDAVKAIRKRLNQNMGKNHTAVLYTLTCLETCVKNCGKRFHVCMATKDFLNDLVKVIGPKYDPPQALQEKVLSMIQTWADAFRGAPDLKEVEKIYQELKSKGIEFPMTDLDNLAPIHTPARTHGGADPEPQVRPKPITTNRASAYVVEEEEYEMFQPTVRGQGHVIHPPGQAPMAMQAPRIPGIPVVPTQEQLAKLRSELDVVQGNVRVMSEMLTELSPSNVDSSDLELLQELNRTNRQMQQRIVELLDGIPNEEVTNELLRVNDDLNNVFLRHERFERFRTGQTGQINTEQEPALTESFSPPSYNESVRRPDPLPAHLPAHQPAHQPAHQPTPNVGNLIDLGEEVPVTNTAVVAGRLAQMNVNGAALASGHNDDDFDMFAQSRQSFDQNRDNLRSGTNYVNEDQFGAGMGVGAAVNLKAQPSEEEILKVNIWLQDKETDYDEMEQWLQQHEAATGQGRSKEQPISSSDSACGQRV from the exons ATGGCTGCTCTTTTCGGACACGGGAATCCTCTCTCGACTGCGGTCGGGCAGATGATAG AACGGGCTACAGATGGCAGCCAGCCCTCGGAGAACTGGGCTGTCTACATGGAGGTGTGTGACCGCATCAATGAAACTGAGGAGGG ACCTAAAGATGCAGTTAAGGCTATCAGAAAGCGTTTGAATCAAAACATGGGTAAAAACCACACAGCAGTTCTGTACACTCTCACA TGTTTGGAAACCTGTGTGAAGAACTGTGGGAAGAGATTTCATGTGTGTATGGCAACAAAAGACTTTCTCAATGACCTCGTGAAAGTGATTGGACCCAAGTATGACCCACCGCAGGCATTGCAGGAGAAAGTACTGAGCATGATACAG ACCTGGGCTGATGCTTTCCGAGGGGCCCCAGATCTGAAGGAAGTGGAGAAGATCTACCAGGAGTTGAAATCCAAGGGCATAGAGTTTCCAATGACAGACCTAGACAATCTGGCTCCAATACACACACCAGCACGG ACACATGGAGGTGCAGACCCAGAACCTCAAGTGCGGCCCAAACCAATCACCACCAACAGAGCT TCAGCATATGTAGTTGAAGAAGAGGAGTATGAAATGTTCCAg CCCACAGTACGGGGCCAGGGTCATGTGATACATCCCCCAGGCCAGGCACCTATGGCTATGCAGGCGCCACGGATCCCAGGCATCCCAGTTGTGCCGACCCAGGAGCAACTTGCCAAGCTGCGCAGTGAGCTTGATGTGGTGCAAGGTAACGTGCGTGTCATGAGTGAGATGCTCACGGAACTGTCCCCTAGCAACGTGGACTCCTCCGATCTGGAACTGCTGCAG GAGCTTAATCGAACCAACAGACAAATGCAACAGAGAATTGTTGAACTCCTAGATGGAATTCCAAATGAGGAAGTAACAA ATGAGTTGCTGCGAGTAAATGATGACCTGAACAACGTTTTCTTGCGCCATGAGAGGTTTGAGCGTTTCCGAACTGGACAGACGGGTCAGATCAACACAGAGCAAGAACCAGCATTGACCGAATCTTTCTCCCCTCCCTCCTACAATGAAAGT GTTCGCCGCCCTGACCCCCTGCCAGCCCATCTGCCTGCGCACCAGCCTGCCCACCAGCCTGCCCACCAGCCTACCCCTAATGTGGGTAACCTGATAGACCTTGGGGAAGAAGTCCCAGTAACCAACACAGCAGTGGTGGCAGGCAGGCTGGCTCAGATGA ATGTCAATGGTGCTGCCCTGGCCTCTGGTCACAATGATGATGACTTTGATATGTTTGCTCAATCCAGACAGTCATTCGATCAAAATAGAGACAACCTCAG GTCGGGTACCAACTATGTGAATGAAGACCAGTTTGGGGCGGGTATGGGTGTAGGTGCAGCAGTGAACTTGAAGGCTCAGCCATCG GAGGAGGAAATCCTAAAGGTAAATATCTGG
- the LOC127868778 gene encoding target of Myb1 membrane trafficking protein-like isoform X5: MAALFGHGNPLSTAVGQMIERATDGSQPSENWAVYMEVCDRINETEEGPKDAVKAIRKRLNQNMGKNHTAVLYTLTCLETCVKNCGKRFHVCMATKDFLNDLVKVIGPKYDPPQALQEKVLSMIQTWADAFRGAPDLKEVEKIYQELKSKGIEFPMTDLDNLAPIHTPARTHGGADPEPQVRPKPITTNRASAYVVEEEEYEMFQPTVRGQGHVIHPPGQAPMAMQAPRIPGIPVVPTQEQLAKLRSELDVVQGNVRVMSEMLTELSPSNVDSSDLELLQELNRTNRQMQQRIVELLDGIPNEEVTNELLRVNDDLNNVFLRHERFERFRTGQTGQINTEQEPALTESFSPPSYNESVRRPDPLPAHLPAHQPAHQPAHQPTPNVGNLIDLGEEVPVTNTAVVAGRLAQMNVNGAALASGHNDDDFDMFAQSRQSFDQNRDNLRSGTNYVNEDQFGAGMGVGAAVNLKAQPSEEEILKLQDKETDYDEMEQWLQQHEAATGQGRSKEQPISSSDSACGQRV; this comes from the exons ATGGCTGCTCTTTTCGGACACGGGAATCCTCTCTCGACTGCGGTCGGGCAGATGATAG AACGGGCTACAGATGGCAGCCAGCCCTCGGAGAACTGGGCTGTCTACATGGAGGTGTGTGACCGCATCAATGAAACTGAGGAGGG ACCTAAAGATGCAGTTAAGGCTATCAGAAAGCGTTTGAATCAAAACATGGGTAAAAACCACACAGCAGTTCTGTACACTCTCACA TGTTTGGAAACCTGTGTGAAGAACTGTGGGAAGAGATTTCATGTGTGTATGGCAACAAAAGACTTTCTCAATGACCTCGTGAAAGTGATTGGACCCAAGTATGACCCACCGCAGGCATTGCAGGAGAAAGTACTGAGCATGATACAG ACCTGGGCTGATGCTTTCCGAGGGGCCCCAGATCTGAAGGAAGTGGAGAAGATCTACCAGGAGTTGAAATCCAAGGGCATAGAGTTTCCAATGACAGACCTAGACAATCTGGCTCCAATACACACACCAGCACGG ACACATGGAGGTGCAGACCCAGAACCTCAAGTGCGGCCCAAACCAATCACCACCAACAGAGCT TCAGCATATGTAGTTGAAGAAGAGGAGTATGAAATGTTCCAg CCCACAGTACGGGGCCAGGGTCATGTGATACATCCCCCAGGCCAGGCACCTATGGCTATGCAGGCGCCACGGATCCCAGGCATCCCAGTTGTGCCGACCCAGGAGCAACTTGCCAAGCTGCGCAGTGAGCTTGATGTGGTGCAAGGTAACGTGCGTGTCATGAGTGAGATGCTCACGGAACTGTCCCCTAGCAACGTGGACTCCTCCGATCTGGAACTGCTGCAG GAGCTTAATCGAACCAACAGACAAATGCAACAGAGAATTGTTGAACTCCTAGATGGAATTCCAAATGAGGAAGTAACAA ATGAGTTGCTGCGAGTAAATGATGACCTGAACAACGTTTTCTTGCGCCATGAGAGGTTTGAGCGTTTCCGAACTGGACAGACGGGTCAGATCAACACAGAGCAAGAACCAGCATTGACCGAATCTTTCTCCCCTCCCTCCTACAATGAAAGT GTTCGCCGCCCTGACCCCCTGCCAGCCCATCTGCCTGCGCACCAGCCTGCCCACCAGCCTGCCCACCAGCCTACCCCTAATGTGGGTAACCTGATAGACCTTGGGGAAGAAGTCCCAGTAACCAACACAGCAGTGGTGGCAGGCAGGCTGGCTCAGATGA ATGTCAATGGTGCTGCCCTGGCCTCTGGTCACAATGATGATGACTTTGATATGTTTGCTCAATCCAGACAGTCATTCGATCAAAATAGAGACAACCTCAG GTCGGGTACCAACTATGTGAATGAAGACCAGTTTGGGGCGGGTATGGGTGTAGGTGCAGCAGTGAACTTGAAGGCTCAGCCATCG GAGGAGGAAATCCTAAAG